A region of Panicum virgatum strain AP13 chromosome 8N, P.virgatum_v5, whole genome shotgun sequence DNA encodes the following proteins:
- the LOC120685937 gene encoding E3 ubiquitin-protein ligase RNF25 isoform X1 — translation MAAQAEAEEVQLELEAVAAVYGDDVRVLRDLPPHLVVHVRPRTADDSSQQFVELFLGIKASSQYPKEPPHIYAVESKGLDENRQSYLISSIQNKAKELSNYPMLVTLCEEAGEILSNMNHPAGDCPLCLYPLVGDDKDGSGLPFMKLMSCYHCFHSRCIMRWWEWLQHGDANPKEHNTGVIDPSKEYDLSSSGKHYNVNQHKGFCPVCRKVFDEKDIEHVHDLLGESTSQLASWTLDLGEDEKELLRSEAEQIRRKRIESLVNLQQERNGLIEPKKDLAIQPGMYVTLPPSTPDTAAGESTDPNDDTTTSTSETEQCSQANITTSNKPKNSGNRRRNRANALRRQSHGQPVRQQWQRKEADSSHQ, via the exons atggcggcgcaggcggaggcggaggaggtgcagctggagctggaggcggtggcggcggtgtacGGCGACGACGTCCGCGTGCTCCGGGACCTCCCGCCCCACCTCGTCGTCCACGTGCGGCCCCGCACCGCCGACGACTCCTCGCAGCAG TTTGTGGAGCTCTTTCTTGGAATTAAAGCATCTTCACAG TATCCAAAGGAACCACCTCATATTTATGCTGTGGAAAGTAAGGGCCTTGATGAGAATCGACAGTCATATCTTATTAGCAGCATCCAGAACAAGGCAAAAGAGCTTTCCAACTACCCAATGCTTGTTACTTTATGCGAG GAAGCTGGTGAGATTCTCTCGAATATGAATCATCCAGCAGGGGATTGTCCACTGTGTCTATACCCTTTGGTGGGAGATGATAAGGATGGTTCTGGGTTGCCTTTTATGAAGTTAATGTCATGCTACCACTGCTTCCACAG TCGCTGCATTATGAGATGGTGGGAATGGCTCCAACATGGTGATGCTAATCCTAAGGAGCATAATACTGGAG TCATTGATCCTTCTAAGGAATACGATTTGTCCAGCTCAGGCAAGCATTATAATGTGAATCAGCACAAAGGATTTTGTCCAGTTTGCCGCAAAGTGTTTGATGAGAAGGATATTGAGCACGTTCATGATCTGTTGGGTGAAAGTACTTCCCAGCTG GCATCATGGACCCTTGACCTGGGTGAAGATGAAAAGGAATTGCTCCGTTCTGAGGCAGAGCAAATCAGGAGAAAAAGAATCGAATCGCTTGTTAATCTTCAGCAAGAAAGAAATGGCCTAATTGAACCGAAGAAAGACCTTGCCATACAGCCAGGAATGTATGTCACTCTTCCTCCCAGCACACCAGATACAGCTGCAGGAGAGAGCACTGATCCCAACGATGACACCACTACTTCCACCTCAGAAACAGAGCAATGTAGCCAGGCAAACATCACTACTAGCAATAAGCCCAAGAATTCTGGAAATCGAAGGAGAAATCGAGCTAATGCTTTAAGAAGGCAGTCTCACGGCCAGCCTGTTAGGCAACAGTGGCAGAGGAAAGAAGCAGACAGTTCACACCAATAA
- the LOC120685937 gene encoding uncharacterized protein LOC120685937 isoform X4, with the protein MAAQAEAEEVQLELEAVAAVYGDDVRVLRDLPPHLVVHVRPRTADDSSQQYPKEPPHIYAVESKGLDENRQSYLISSIQNKAKELSNYPMLVTLCEEAGEILSNMNHPAGDCPLCLYPLVGDDKDGSGLPFMKLMSCYHCFHSRCIMRWWEWLQHGDANPKEHNTGGKHYNVNQHKGFCPVCRKVFDEKDIEHVHDLLGESTSQLASWTLDLGEDEKELLRSEAEQIRRKRIESLVNLQQERNGLIEPKKDLAIQPGMYVTLPPSTPDTAAGESTDPNDDTTTSTSETEQCSQANITTSNKPKNSGNRRRNRANALRRQSHGQPVRQQWQRKEADSSHQ; encoded by the exons atggcggcgcaggcggaggcggaggaggtgcagctggagctggaggcggtggcggcggtgtacGGCGACGACGTCCGCGTGCTCCGGGACCTCCCGCCCCACCTCGTCGTCCACGTGCGGCCCCGCACCGCCGACGACTCCTCGCAGCAG TATCCAAAGGAACCACCTCATATTTATGCTGTGGAAAGTAAGGGCCTTGATGAGAATCGACAGTCATATCTTATTAGCAGCATCCAGAACAAGGCAAAAGAGCTTTCCAACTACCCAATGCTTGTTACTTTATGCGAG GAAGCTGGTGAGATTCTCTCGAATATGAATCATCCAGCAGGGGATTGTCCACTGTGTCTATACCCTTTGGTGGGAGATGATAAGGATGGTTCTGGGTTGCCTTTTATGAAGTTAATGTCATGCTACCACTGCTTCCACAG TCGCTGCATTATGAGATGGTGGGAATGGCTCCAACATGGTGATGCTAATCCTAAGGAGCATAATACTGGAG GCAAGCATTATAATGTGAATCAGCACAAAGGATTTTGTCCAGTTTGCCGCAAAGTGTTTGATGAGAAGGATATTGAGCACGTTCATGATCTGTTGGGTGAAAGTACTTCCCAGCTG GCATCATGGACCCTTGACCTGGGTGAAGATGAAAAGGAATTGCTCCGTTCTGAGGCAGAGCAAATCAGGAGAAAAAGAATCGAATCGCTTGTTAATCTTCAGCAAGAAAGAAATGGCCTAATTGAACCGAAGAAAGACCTTGCCATACAGCCAGGAATGTATGTCACTCTTCCTCCCAGCACACCAGATACAGCTGCAGGAGAGAGCACTGATCCCAACGATGACACCACTACTTCCACCTCAGAAACAGAGCAATGTAGCCAGGCAAACATCACTACTAGCAATAAGCCCAAGAATTCTGGAAATCGAAGGAGAAATCGAGCTAATGCTTTAAGAAGGCAGTCTCACGGCCAGCCTGTTAGGCAACAGTGGCAGAGGAAAGAAGCAGACAGTTCACACCAATAA
- the LOC120686014 gene encoding aspartic proteinase nepenthesin-1-like: MVRSMGPIPMQVLTTLLLPLASLLSCSSAAAPPPSGYRFTLTHVDSKGGYTSAELLRRAAHRSRHRAGMMLPGHSYSTMSSSSDTRPTRLRSGQAEYLMELAIGTPPVPFVALADTGSDLTWTQCQPCKLCFAQDTPVYDPAASSSFSPATCASAACLPVWRRNCSAAAPCRYRYVYGDGAYSAGVMGAETLTFGAGYGAAVSVGGIAFGCGVDNGGLSYNSTGTVGLGRGSLSLVAQLGVGRFSYCLTDFFNTSLGSPVLFGSLAELAPGAAAAQSTPLVQNPRFPSWYFVSLEGISLGGARLPIPNGTFDLRADGYGGMIVDSGTTFTVLVESAFRAVVGSVAGALGQPVANASSLDSPCFSAPPGAQRLPDMPDMVLHFAGGADMRLRRDNYMSFNQEEAAFCLSIAGTASSVSVLGNFQQQNIQMLYDITVGQLSFVPTDCSKL; the protein is encoded by the coding sequence ATGGTCAGATCCATGGGTCCCATTCCCATGCAAGTCCTGACGACCTTACTCTTGCCACTTGCCTCACTGCTCAGCTgctcatcggcggcggcgccgccgccgtccggctACCGCTTCACGCTCACCCACGTCGACTCCAAAGGTGGCTACACCAGTGCCGAGCtcctgcgccgcgccgcgcaccggagccgccaccgcgccggcaTGATGCTACCAGGTCACTCCTACTCCACGATGTCCTCCAGCTCAGACACCCGTCCCACCAGGCTCCGGTCGGGCCAGGCCGAGTACCTCATGGAGCTCGCCATCGGGACGCCGCCGGTGCCGTTCGTCGCGCTCGCCGACACCGGCAGCGACCTCACCTGGACGCAGTGCCAGCCCTGCAAGCTCTGCTTCGCGCAGGACACGCCGGTCTACGACCCCGCCGCCTCGTCCAGCTTCTCCCCGGCGACCTGCGCCAGCGCTGCGTGCCTGCCCGTGTGGCGCCGgaactgctccgccgccgcgccgtgcagGTACCGCTACGTCTACGGCGACGGCGCCTACTCCGCCGGCGTCATGGGCGCGGAGACGCTCACCTTCGGCGCCGGCTACGGCGCCGCCGTCTCCGTCGGCGGCATCGCGTTCGGCTGCGGCGTCGACAACGGCGGCCTCTCGTACAACTCCACCGGCACGGTCGGCCTGGGCCGGGGGAGCCTGTCGCTCGTGGCGCAGCTCGGGGTCGGCAGGTTCTCCTACTGCCTCACCGACTTCTTCAACACCAGCCTTGGCAGCCCGGTCCTGTTCGGCTCCCTCGCCGAGCTggcccccggcgccgccgcggcgcagtCGACGCCGCTCGTGCAGAACCCCCGGTTCCCCTCGTGGTACTTCGTCTCCCTGGAGGGCATCTcgctcggcggcgcgcgcctgCCGATCCCGAACGGCACCTTCGACCTTCGCGCCGACGGCTACGGTGGGATGATCGTGGACTCCGGCACCACCTTCACCGTCCtcgtcgagagcgccttcagggCGGTCGTCGGCAGCGTGGCCGGCGCGCTCGGCCAGCCGGTGGCGAACGCCTCCAGCCTGGACAGCCCTTGTTTCTCGGCCCCGCCCGGCGCGCAGCGGCTCCCGGACATGCCGGACATGGTGCTACACTTCGCCGGCGGTGCGGACATGAGGCTGCGCAGGGACAACTACATGTCCTTCAACCAAGAGGAGGCGGCGTTCTGCCTGAGCATTGCCGGGACGGCGTCGTCGGTTTCCGTGCTCGGGAACTTCCAGCAGCAGAACATTCAGATGCTGTATGACATCACCGTAGGCCAGTTGTCGTTCGTTCCAACCGACTGTAGTAAGCTCTGA
- the LOC120685937 gene encoding E3 ubiquitin-protein ligase RNF25 isoform X2 codes for MAAQAEAEEVQLELEAVAAVYGDDVRVLRDLPPHLVVHVRPRTADDSSQQFVELFLGIKASSQYPKEPPHIYAVESKGLDENRQSYLISSIQNKAKELSNYPMLVTLCEEAGEILSNMNHPAGDCPLCLYPLVGDDKDGSGLPFMKLMSCYHCFHSRCIMRWWEWLQHGDANPKEHNTGGKHYNVNQHKGFCPVCRKVFDEKDIEHVHDLLGESTSQLASWTLDLGEDEKELLRSEAEQIRRKRIESLVNLQQERNGLIEPKKDLAIQPGMYVTLPPSTPDTAAGESTDPNDDTTTSTSETEQCSQANITTSNKPKNSGNRRRNRANALRRQSHGQPVRQQWQRKEADSSHQ; via the exons atggcggcgcaggcggaggcggaggaggtgcagctggagctggaggcggtggcggcggtgtacGGCGACGACGTCCGCGTGCTCCGGGACCTCCCGCCCCACCTCGTCGTCCACGTGCGGCCCCGCACCGCCGACGACTCCTCGCAGCAG TTTGTGGAGCTCTTTCTTGGAATTAAAGCATCTTCACAG TATCCAAAGGAACCACCTCATATTTATGCTGTGGAAAGTAAGGGCCTTGATGAGAATCGACAGTCATATCTTATTAGCAGCATCCAGAACAAGGCAAAAGAGCTTTCCAACTACCCAATGCTTGTTACTTTATGCGAG GAAGCTGGTGAGATTCTCTCGAATATGAATCATCCAGCAGGGGATTGTCCACTGTGTCTATACCCTTTGGTGGGAGATGATAAGGATGGTTCTGGGTTGCCTTTTATGAAGTTAATGTCATGCTACCACTGCTTCCACAG TCGCTGCATTATGAGATGGTGGGAATGGCTCCAACATGGTGATGCTAATCCTAAGGAGCATAATACTGGAG GCAAGCATTATAATGTGAATCAGCACAAAGGATTTTGTCCAGTTTGCCGCAAAGTGTTTGATGAGAAGGATATTGAGCACGTTCATGATCTGTTGGGTGAAAGTACTTCCCAGCTG GCATCATGGACCCTTGACCTGGGTGAAGATGAAAAGGAATTGCTCCGTTCTGAGGCAGAGCAAATCAGGAGAAAAAGAATCGAATCGCTTGTTAATCTTCAGCAAGAAAGAAATGGCCTAATTGAACCGAAGAAAGACCTTGCCATACAGCCAGGAATGTATGTCACTCTTCCTCCCAGCACACCAGATACAGCTGCAGGAGAGAGCACTGATCCCAACGATGACACCACTACTTCCACCTCAGAAACAGAGCAATGTAGCCAGGCAAACATCACTACTAGCAATAAGCCCAAGAATTCTGGAAATCGAAGGAGAAATCGAGCTAATGCTTTAAGAAGGCAGTCTCACGGCCAGCCTGTTAGGCAACAGTGGCAGAGGAAAGAAGCAGACAGTTCACACCAATAA
- the LOC120685937 gene encoding uncharacterized protein LOC120685937 isoform X3, whose product MAAQAEAEEVQLELEAVAAVYGDDVRVLRDLPPHLVVHVRPRTADDSSQQYPKEPPHIYAVESKGLDENRQSYLISSIQNKAKELSNYPMLVTLCEEAGEILSNMNHPAGDCPLCLYPLVGDDKDGSGLPFMKLMSCYHCFHSRCIMRWWEWLQHGDANPKEHNTGVIDPSKEYDLSSSGKHYNVNQHKGFCPVCRKVFDEKDIEHVHDLLGESTSQLASWTLDLGEDEKELLRSEAEQIRRKRIESLVNLQQERNGLIEPKKDLAIQPGMYVTLPPSTPDTAAGESTDPNDDTTTSTSETEQCSQANITTSNKPKNSGNRRRNRANALRRQSHGQPVRQQWQRKEADSSHQ is encoded by the exons atggcggcgcaggcggaggcggaggaggtgcagctggagctggaggcggtggcggcggtgtacGGCGACGACGTCCGCGTGCTCCGGGACCTCCCGCCCCACCTCGTCGTCCACGTGCGGCCCCGCACCGCCGACGACTCCTCGCAGCAG TATCCAAAGGAACCACCTCATATTTATGCTGTGGAAAGTAAGGGCCTTGATGAGAATCGACAGTCATATCTTATTAGCAGCATCCAGAACAAGGCAAAAGAGCTTTCCAACTACCCAATGCTTGTTACTTTATGCGAG GAAGCTGGTGAGATTCTCTCGAATATGAATCATCCAGCAGGGGATTGTCCACTGTGTCTATACCCTTTGGTGGGAGATGATAAGGATGGTTCTGGGTTGCCTTTTATGAAGTTAATGTCATGCTACCACTGCTTCCACAG TCGCTGCATTATGAGATGGTGGGAATGGCTCCAACATGGTGATGCTAATCCTAAGGAGCATAATACTGGAG TCATTGATCCTTCTAAGGAATACGATTTGTCCAGCTCAGGCAAGCATTATAATGTGAATCAGCACAAAGGATTTTGTCCAGTTTGCCGCAAAGTGTTTGATGAGAAGGATATTGAGCACGTTCATGATCTGTTGGGTGAAAGTACTTCCCAGCTG GCATCATGGACCCTTGACCTGGGTGAAGATGAAAAGGAATTGCTCCGTTCTGAGGCAGAGCAAATCAGGAGAAAAAGAATCGAATCGCTTGTTAATCTTCAGCAAGAAAGAAATGGCCTAATTGAACCGAAGAAAGACCTTGCCATACAGCCAGGAATGTATGTCACTCTTCCTCCCAGCACACCAGATACAGCTGCAGGAGAGAGCACTGATCCCAACGATGACACCACTACTTCCACCTCAGAAACAGAGCAATGTAGCCAGGCAAACATCACTACTAGCAATAAGCCCAAGAATTCTGGAAATCGAAGGAGAAATCGAGCTAATGCTTTAAGAAGGCAGTCTCACGGCCAGCCTGTTAGGCAACAGTGGCAGAGGAAAGAAGCAGACAGTTCACACCAATAA